In the genome of Acidobacteriota bacterium, one region contains:
- a CDS encoding YtxH domain-containing protein yields MRDTEYYEDIDQAGGGGNRFMMGMLWGAAVGAAVGLLFAPRAGSELRGQLSQQADRLRRRASDGYSKASDAVNDLVERGRDAVDQGRQKFEEVRSDFERQADIGVQH; encoded by the coding sequence ATGCGCGACACGGAGTACTACGAGGACATCGACCAGGCCGGTGGCGGCGGCAATCGTTTCATGATGGGGATGTTGTGGGGAGCGGCCGTCGGCGCGGCGGTCGGCCTGCTGTTCGCGCCCCGCGCCGGATCGGAGCTGCGGGGCCAGTTGTCGCAGCAAGCCGATCGGCTGCGCCGCCGCGCGTCGGACGGCTACAGCAAGGCGTCAGACGCGGTGAACGACCTGGTGGAACGAGGCCGCGACGCCGTCGATCAAGGACGTCAGAAGTTCGAGGAAGTGCGAAGCGACTTCGAGCGCCAGGCCGACATCGGCGTGCAGCACTGA